In Spirochaetota bacterium, a genomic segment contains:
- a CDS encoding alpha/beta hydrolase, whose translation MKGNYFSTTFGNMYYRTKEGDAATHLVCIHGAGGDSRLFIPLMNEIKKITVHAIDLPAHGKSKIYECSLNVYVHAMAQFIQSLQGNVFVLGHSMGGGIIFELSRLKVPFTGAVFLATAGTLTVNPVVFELLEKDFDSFCKLAVDLSYGSIDETMKATAIEYMRQAGSDILKNDFSICNNYNYEEDAKSFTTGACFITSRKDKMVPLDVTYATFKRMPNAMLQVFPYKGHMLHIERPRQVAFCIEQFVELSL comes from the coding sequence ATGAAAGGCAATTACTTTTCAACAACATTTGGCAACATGTACTATCGCACTAAAGAAGGAGATGCCGCAACTCACCTGGTGTGTATTCATGGAGCTGGCGGGGATTCGCGTCTTTTCATTCCGTTAATGAATGAAATTAAAAAAATCACCGTACATGCTATAGACCTTCCAGCCCACGGAAAATCAAAGATTTATGAATGCTCATTGAATGTATATGTTCACGCTATGGCGCAGTTTATACAATCATTGCAGGGCAATGTCTTTGTGCTTGGTCATTCCATGGGTGGGGGTATTATTTTTGAGCTTTCGCGTTTAAAGGTGCCTTTCACGGGAGCAGTGTTTCTGGCAACAGCTGGAACACTGACGGTTAATCCGGTAGTCTTTGAACTTTTAGAAAAGGATTTTGACAGTTTTTGCAAACTGGCAGTTGATTTAAGTTATGGAAGCATTGATGAAACCATGAAGGCTACTGCAATTGAGTATATGAGACAAGCTGGTAGCGATATATTAAAGAATGATTTTTCCATCTGCAACAACTATAATTATGAAGAAGATGCTAAAAGTTTTACCACTGGGGCATGTTTTATTACTAGCAGAAAAGATAAAATGGTACCTTTGGATGTAACATACGCAACCTTTAAAAGAATGCCAAATGCAATGTTGCAGGTATTTCCCTATAAGGGGCACATGTTGCATATTGAACGCCCTAGGCAGGTTGCTTTCTGCATTGAACAATTTGTTGAGCTATCGCTTTAA
- the tpiA gene encoding triose-phosphate isomerase, which produces MNTQRKQIFAGNWKMYTTRNEAVNLTIGIAEGLLKTQREIVLFPPAVYVTCVKTACEGTPLKVGFQNMYYEKEGAFTGELSPVMIKDVGAEYVLLGHSERRHIFGETDELIHKKVVSAIAHGIVPMLCVGELLEEREAGKSEAVVEHQIKVAFEGLQENDALKVVIAYEPVWAIGTGKVATPEIAQSMHSFIRKTLQTLYNERVATTIPVLYGGSVKPDNIAGLYAMPDIDGVLVGGASLKVQSFLDIINVTV; this is translated from the coding sequence ATGAATACACAGCGAAAACAGATTTTTGCCGGCAACTGGAAAATGTATACCACCAGAAATGAAGCGGTGAATCTTACAATTGGTATCGCCGAAGGGCTTTTGAAAACCCAAAGGGAAATAGTGCTGTTTCCACCTGCAGTCTACGTTACGTGCGTTAAAACTGCATGCGAGGGCACACCGCTTAAGGTTGGTTTTCAGAATATGTACTATGAAAAGGAAGGGGCTTTTACCGGGGAACTATCGCCAGTAATGATAAAAGATGTAGGGGCTGAGTACGTGCTGCTTGGCCATTCTGAACGCAGACACATATTTGGCGAAACCGATGAGCTCATTCACAAAAAAGTTGTGTCGGCGATAGCTCATGGTATTGTCCCAATGCTGTGTGTTGGAGAACTTCTGGAGGAGCGCGAAGCAGGAAAATCAGAAGCAGTTGTGGAACACCAAATAAAGGTGGCCTTTGAAGGGTTGCAGGAGAATGATGCACTGAAGGTGGTTATTGCGTATGAGCCCGTGTGGGCAATAGGTACCGGCAAAGTGGCCACACCTGAAATAGCGCAATCGATGCATTCTTTTATTAGAAAAACATTGCAGACGCTGTATAATGAAAGAGTGGCTACAACCATCCCTGTGTTGTATGGAGGTTCAGTAAAACCTGATAACATAGCAGGGCTCTATGCCATGCCTGATATTGACGGGGTACTAGTTGGTGGGGCAAGCCTTAAAGTGCAATCTTTTCTTGACATAATAAATGTAACAGTGTAG
- the gap gene encoding type I glyceraldehyde-3-phosphate dehydrogenase — protein MSIKVAINGFGRIGRMVLRIIMSNPKYSDIDVRCINDLTDAKTLAMLFKYDSVFGIFDGTVEHTDNSIIVNGKEIKILAEKNPGSLPWKAEGIDVVVESTGKFRDRDKVMPHIDAGAKKVIITAPAKGEDITIVLGVNEDKYDSSKHHIISNASCTTNCLAPVVKVLNDTFGVEKGVMTTVHSYTNDQQLLDLPHSDIRRARAAALSMIPTTTGAAKAVALVLPELKGKLDGLAIRVPTPNVSVVDFVCTVKSNTTAEDVNKALREAANGKLKGILQVCDEELVSIDFKGNSHSSIVDAPSTSVMGGNMIKILSWYDNEWGYSCRVVDLIQYCMK, from the coding sequence ATGAGTATTAAGGTTGCTATTAATGGGTTTGGCCGAATAGGGCGAATGGTGTTGCGTATAATTATGAGTAATCCCAAATATTCTGATATTGATGTGCGGTGTATCAACGATTTAACCGATGCCAAAACATTAGCAATGCTTTTTAAATATGATTCTGTTTTTGGCATTTTTGATGGGACAGTTGAGCACACTGATAATTCAATCATTGTAAATGGCAAAGAAATAAAGATACTGGCCGAAAAAAATCCAGGCTCATTGCCATGGAAAGCTGAAGGTATTGATGTAGTTGTAGAATCAACCGGAAAATTCCGTGATCGCGATAAGGTTATGCCACACATTGATGCGGGTGCAAAAAAGGTAATTATTACTGCGCCAGCCAAGGGCGAGGATATCACCATAGTTCTTGGTGTTAATGAAGATAAATATGACTCTTCAAAACATCATATTATTTCCAATGCTTCTTGTACCACAAACTGTCTGGCACCGGTAGTCAAAGTGCTCAATGACACATTTGGTGTTGAAAAAGGCGTTATGACTACTGTTCATTCATATACCAATGATCAGCAGTTGCTTGACCTGCCGCATTCAGATATCCGTAGGGCACGGGCTGCAGCGCTGTCAATGATACCAACTACAACCGGTGCAGCAAAAGCAGTAGCGCTGGTACTACCTGAACTTAAAGGCAAATTGGATGGATTGGCAATCCGCGTACCAACTCCTAATGTTTCGGTGGTGGATTTTGTATGCACTGTGAAATCAAATACCACTGCTGAGGATGTAAACAAAGCATTGCGTGAAGCTGCAAATGGAAAACTCAAAGGCATTTTACAGGTATGCGATGAAGAACTGGTATCAATAGATTTCAAAGGCAACAGCCATTCTTCTATAGTAGATGCGCCATCAACATCGGTGATGGGCGGCAACATGATCAAAATATTAAGCTGGTATGACAATGAGTGGGGCTACTCCTGCCGTGTTGTTGATTTGATTCAGTACTGTATGAAGTAA